In Archangium violaceum, the following are encoded in one genomic region:
- a CDS encoding S41 family peptidase, which produces MRAKIVDRVSAALNEHYVFPDVAKKMEAGIRQKLKAGAYDKIANSAELAEVLTRDLREVSKDKHLGVRYAPSQPPELDSSGPPSPATREKLRRELASVNFGFEKVERLAGNVGYLDLRGFVGAELAGETAISAMNFLSNSDAVIIDLRKNGGGDPSMVQLITSYFFDQPTHLNNFYIRKGNVTQQFWTSAHVAGKRMTDVPVYVLTSQRTFSAAEEFTYDLKNLKRATIVGETTGGGAHPVNAHFLADVHLLAFVPFGRAVNPITGTNWEGTGIAPDIQVPADKALEAAHLDALKKLQNQAKDDARKQRLSWSLQKVEAMARPVTLTAEVLKSFAGGGYGPRTLRYENGSLWYERKQTGMKVRVVPMTADTLMLDDGMDILRLRIEKDASGKVTGLTVLYDDGRADKFPRTEG; this is translated from the coding sequence ATGCGCGCGAAGATCGTGGATCGCGTCTCGGCGGCGCTGAATGAGCACTACGTCTTCCCGGATGTGGCCAAGAAGATGGAAGCAGGCATCCGCCAGAAGCTGAAGGCGGGCGCTTACGACAAGATCGCCAACTCAGCCGAGCTGGCGGAGGTGCTGACCCGCGACCTTCGGGAGGTGAGCAAGGACAAGCACCTGGGCGTCCGCTACGCGCCCTCACAGCCCCCGGAGCTGGACTCCAGCGGACCGCCCAGTCCCGCCACCCGCGAGAAGCTCCGCCGCGAGCTGGCCTCCGTGAACTTCGGCTTCGAGAAGGTCGAGCGGCTGGCAGGCAACGTGGGCTACCTCGACCTGCGCGGCTTCGTTGGCGCGGAGCTCGCCGGAGAGACGGCCATCTCCGCCATGAACTTCCTGAGCAACTCCGATGCGGTGATCATCGACCTGCGCAAGAACGGTGGTGGCGATCCGTCGATGGTGCAGCTCATCACCAGCTACTTCTTCGACCAGCCGACGCACCTCAACAACTTCTACATCCGCAAGGGGAACGTCACGCAGCAGTTCTGGACCTCGGCCCACGTGGCCGGCAAGCGGATGACCGATGTCCCCGTCTACGTGCTCACCAGCCAGCGCACGTTCTCAGCGGCCGAGGAGTTCACTTACGACCTGAAGAACCTCAAGCGTGCCACCATCGTGGGCGAGACGACGGGTGGCGGCGCCCATCCGGTCAATGCCCACTTCCTGGCGGACGTGCACCTGCTGGCCTTCGTTCCCTTTGGCCGCGCGGTGAATCCCATCACCGGCACCAACTGGGAGGGCACGGGCATCGCTCCGGACATCCAGGTCCCAGCGGACAAGGCGCTCGAAGCGGCCCACCTGGATGCGCTGAAGAAGCTGCAGAACCAGGCCAAGGACGACGCGCGGAAGCAGCGGCTGTCGTGGTCCCTTCAGAAGGTGGAGGCGATGGCTCGCCCAGTGACGCTGACCGCCGAGGTGCTGAAGAGCTTCGCGGGGGGGGGCTATGGGCCGCGCACGCTGCGCTATGAGAACGGCTCGCTCTGGTACGAGCGGAAGCAAACCGGGATGAAGGTCCGGGTGGTTCCAATGACTGCGGACACCCTCATGCTCGATGACGGCATGGACATCCTCCGCCTCCGCATCGAAAAGGATGCCTCCGGCAAGGTGACCGGGCTGACCGTGCTGTATGACGACGGCCGCGCGGACAAATTTCCACGCACCGAAGGCTGA
- a CDS encoding kelch repeat-containing protein, translating into MTYTRSYHTATLLPNGRLLVSGGYGGGVGSTSSSYMANAEVYDPTEKRWLICPYGMSIYRAWHTATLLPNGKVLVAGGYDGAGPGRTADLYDPATNMFSATGAMAINREQHTATLLPNGKVLVAGGLSSTSLAIAELYDPATGTWSSAGTMPSIHSQHTATLLPDGKVLIVGGYGQASIYSRAAELYDPATNTWSTTGGLRVGRRYHTATLLPNGKVLVAGGYDPTVALSSAELYDPATGTWSPAGTMSVVRAGHTAALLPNGKVLLVGGYNTMNSSVYETELYDPETGTWTQGPPRSGGVGATATVMPDGQVMLVNGFAGALYEQGGAARKPAGSMTAARASSTATLLPDGQVLVVGGQGDSGALASAERVDPASGTWSSAGTMSEPRQFHTTTLLPDGRVLVSGGSGASQASLASVELYDPTSVTWSSTGALAEPRSRHTATLLNDGRVMVVGGRSGTGTPLASVELYDPETGTWSPTGPLAVAREGHIAVKLSTGKVLVAAGTGASGALTSAELYDPAAGTWSTVTGLTTARTGATAALLPNGMVLVASGQDSAGGLLASAERYDPQFNKWYAAGTLAAGRVQAVATSLLDGRVMVSGGYQQATGPGLTSVELYDAKTGTWGTSPASLAAGRSSHAAVLLPDGQVLVVGGAVGSSVLASAELFDGVVTNGAWRPTVSLPDTVIQGMPFTVSGTGLRGISEACSGTSGSSPSNTPVVRLIPVGGGAITRLGLSSISSTSLSAVMPLLKSDHYLLSVSVNGITGGRVIRVGPGPVSAKDLAFTTAEDTAWAVTLSARSHDGSPLTYTVVSNPAHGTLSGTAPDLTYTPAANYNGSDSFTYQASDGTNVSNVATVALTVTSVPDAPVAQNVTVVAGASAATPVGLVASDGDSNTLTYTVVSNPAHGTLSGSGSILTYNPASGYTGSDTFTYKASDGTLESGVATVTLYISSVASASYDTTLKAPRCSSPAGACDSGTLLNGIGNVGPEPNRPNTLAGSPCTDGVITGTYHYYVASLDRLKVSTLDGSALAPGKTAKIEATVWSVSLGNEKLDLYYSASTTSPSWIYIGTVSPTARDAQVLSLTYTLPSGSQQAVRGVFRYGGSPSTCVTSNYNDYDDLVFPVTTSTADVMPPTVSLTAPGAGTTLSGSVNVTASASDNVGVNRVAFYAGSTLLGTVYYAPYQVSWDTTAVANGSYTLSARAYDSAGNIGYSSNVTVTVNNAVIPPGPTATYNATLKAPQCATPGPSCDSGTLINGRAQLGPEPNQPNTLGGTCADGTGGSYHSDESLDRLRVGTEDGSAMAPGKTVKIEATAWVYSSYNSDKLDLYYAADASNPSWVYIGTITPTASGSRVLSATYTLPAGTMQAVRGVFRYGGSASSCPVGSFTDVDDLVFATQ; encoded by the coding sequence ATGACGTACACCCGCAGCTATCACACGGCGACGCTGCTACCCAATGGCAGACTCCTGGTCTCCGGAGGTTATGGAGGAGGAGTGGGCTCGACCTCCTCGTCCTACATGGCCAACGCGGAGGTGTATGACCCGACCGAGAAGCGGTGGCTGATCTGCCCGTACGGCATGAGCATCTACCGCGCGTGGCACACGGCGACGCTGCTGCCCAATGGCAAGGTCCTGGTCGCGGGGGGCTACGATGGGGCCGGCCCGGGCCGCACCGCGGACCTGTACGACCCCGCCACCAACATGTTCTCGGCCACCGGCGCCATGGCCATCAACCGTGAACAGCACACGGCGACGCTGCTGCCCAACGGCAAGGTGCTCGTGGCCGGCGGCCTGAGCTCCACCAGCCTCGCCATCGCCGAGCTGTATGACCCGGCCACGGGGACGTGGTCCTCGGCCGGCACCATGCCCAGCATCCACAGCCAGCACACGGCGACGCTGCTGCCCGACGGCAAGGTGCTGATCGTCGGGGGTTATGGCCAGGCCTCCATCTACTCCAGGGCGGCCGAGCTGTACGACCCCGCCACCAACACATGGTCCACCACGGGCGGCCTGAGGGTGGGCCGCCGCTACCACACGGCGACGCTGCTGCCCAACGGCAAGGTGCTCGTGGCCGGCGGCTACGATCCCACCGTCGCGCTCTCCAGCGCGGAACTGTACGACCCGGCCACCGGGACGTGGTCTCCGGCCGGCACGATGTCCGTTGTGCGCGCGGGCCACACGGCCGCGCTGCTGCCCAATGGCAAGGTGCTGCTGGTCGGCGGGTACAACACCATGAACTCCTCCGTCTATGAGACGGAGCTGTACGACCCCGAGACCGGGACGTGGACCCAGGGGCCCCCGCGCTCGGGAGGCGTGGGCGCGACCGCGACGGTGATGCCCGATGGGCAGGTGATGCTGGTCAACGGCTTCGCCGGGGCGCTGTACGAGCAGGGGGGAGCCGCTCGGAAGCCCGCGGGGAGCATGACGGCCGCTCGTGCCTCGTCCACGGCGACGCTGCTGCCGGATGGCCAGGTGCTGGTGGTGGGAGGCCAGGGGGATAGCGGGGCCCTCGCCTCCGCCGAGCGCGTGGATCCGGCATCCGGGACCTGGAGCTCCGCTGGCACGATGTCCGAGCCGCGCCAGTTCCATACGACGACGCTCCTGCCCGATGGCCGGGTGCTGGTGTCTGGCGGCTCCGGCGCCTCCCAGGCGTCGCTCGCCTCGGTGGAGCTGTACGATCCCACCTCGGTGACCTGGTCCTCGACGGGCGCCCTGGCCGAGCCGCGCTCGCGGCACACGGCGACGCTGCTGAACGACGGCCGGGTGATGGTGGTCGGCGGCAGGAGCGGCACGGGGACGCCCCTGGCCTCGGTGGAGCTGTATGACCCCGAAACGGGAACCTGGAGCCCCACGGGCCCGCTGGCCGTGGCCCGCGAGGGACACATCGCGGTGAAGCTGTCCACGGGCAAGGTGCTGGTGGCCGCGGGCACGGGTGCCTCCGGCGCCCTGACCTCGGCGGAGCTGTATGATCCAGCCGCTGGGACCTGGAGCACCGTGACGGGCCTGACCACGGCACGCACGGGGGCCACGGCGGCGCTGCTGCCCAATGGCATGGTGCTGGTGGCCTCGGGACAGGACTCGGCGGGAGGGCTGCTCGCCTCGGCGGAGCGGTACGATCCCCAGTTCAACAAGTGGTACGCCGCGGGCACCCTGGCGGCGGGACGTGTCCAGGCGGTGGCGACGAGCCTCCTCGATGGCCGGGTGATGGTGAGTGGTGGCTACCAGCAGGCGACCGGCCCGGGGCTCACGTCCGTGGAGCTCTACGACGCGAAGACGGGCACCTGGGGGACGAGCCCGGCCTCGCTGGCGGCGGGCAGGTCCTCTCATGCCGCTGTGCTGCTGCCCGATGGCCAGGTGCTCGTCGTGGGAGGCGCGGTGGGAAGCTCCGTCCTCGCCTCGGCCGAGCTCTTCGACGGCGTGGTGACGAACGGCGCCTGGCGCCCCACCGTCTCCCTGCCCGACACCGTCATCCAGGGAATGCCCTTCACCGTGAGTGGCACGGGCCTGCGTGGCATCTCCGAGGCCTGTTCGGGCACCAGCGGTTCCTCGCCCTCCAACACCCCGGTCGTGCGGCTCATCCCGGTGGGCGGTGGTGCCATCACGCGCCTGGGGCTCTCCAGCATCTCGAGCACGTCGCTGAGCGCCGTCATGCCCCTGCTGAAGTCGGACCACTACCTGCTGTCGGTGAGCGTGAACGGCATCACGGGCGGGCGGGTGATCCGGGTCGGTCCGGGCCCCGTGTCGGCGAAGGATCTGGCGTTCACGACGGCCGAGGACACGGCGTGGGCGGTGACGCTGTCGGCCAGGAGTCATGATGGCAGCCCCCTCACCTACACGGTGGTGTCCAACCCGGCGCACGGAACGCTCTCCGGGACCGCGCCCGACCTGACGTACACCCCGGCGGCCAACTACAACGGCAGCGACTCGTTCACGTACCAGGCCAGTGATGGGACCAACGTCTCCAACGTGGCCACCGTCGCCCTGACGGTGACGTCCGTGCCCGATGCGCCGGTGGCGCAGAACGTCACCGTCGTGGCCGGAGCGAGCGCGGCCACCCCGGTGGGCCTGGTGGCCTCGGATGGGGATTCCAACACGCTCACCTACACGGTGGTGTCCAACCCGGCGCACGGGACGCTCTCCGGCTCCGGCTCCATCCTCACGTACAACCCGGCGAGCGGTTACACCGGCTCCGACACTTTCACGTACAAGGCGAGTGATGGGACGCTCGAGTCCGGAGTGGCCACGGTGACCCTCTACATCTCCAGCGTGGCCAGCGCGAGCTACGACACCACGCTCAAGGCCCCCCGGTGCTCCAGCCCGGCGGGGGCTTGCGATTCGGGAACGCTGCTCAACGGCATCGGCAACGTCGGCCCCGAGCCGAACCGGCCCAACACCCTCGCCGGCAGCCCGTGCACCGATGGTGTCATCACCGGCACCTACCACTATTACGTCGCGTCGCTGGACCGGCTGAAGGTGTCGACGCTGGACGGCTCGGCGCTCGCACCGGGCAAGACGGCGAAGATCGAGGCCACGGTCTGGTCCGTCAGCCTGGGCAACGAGAAGCTGGACCTGTACTACAGCGCCAGCACCACCAGCCCGAGCTGGATCTACATCGGCACGGTGTCACCGACGGCGCGGGACGCGCAGGTGCTCTCGCTGACGTACACGCTCCCATCCGGCTCGCAGCAGGCGGTGCGCGGCGTCTTCCGCTACGGAGGCTCCCCGTCGACGTGCGTCACGAGCAACTACAACGACTATGACGACCTGGTCTTCCCCGTCACCACCAGCACCGCGGACGTCATGCCGCCCACGGTGTCCCTCACGGCGCCGGGCGCGGGCACGACGCTGAGCGGGAGCGTCAACGTGACGGCCAGCGCTTCGGACAACGTGGGGGTCAACCGGGTGGCGTTCTACGCCGGCTCCACGCTGCTCGGCACCGTCTACTATGCGCCGTACCAGGTGAGCTGGGACACCACGGCCGTGGCCAACGGGAGCTACACCCTCTCCGCCCGGGCCTATGACTCGGCTGGCAACATCGGCTACAGCTCGAACGTCACGGTCACGGTGAACAACGCCGTCATTCCCCCGGGCCCCACGGCCACCTACAACGCCACGTTGAAGGCGCCCCAGTGCGCCACGCCCGGGCCCTCGTGCGACTCGGGCACGTTGATCAACGGCCGGGCCCAGCTCGGCCCCGAGCCCAACCAGCCCAACACCCTCGGCGGCACGTGCGCCGATGGCACCGGCGGCAGCTACCACAGCGACGAGTCGTTGGACCGGCTGCGGGTGGGCACGGAGGATGGCTCGGCCATGGCGCCGGGCAAGACGGTGAAGATCGAGGCCACCGCCTGGGTGTACTCGAGCTACAACTCGGACAAGCTGGACCTGTACTACGCCGCCGACGCGAGCAACCCGAGCTGGGTGTACATCGGGACGATCACCCCCACGGCGAGCGGGAGCCGGGTGCTCTCGGCGACGTACACGCTCCCGGCGGGCACGATGCAGGCGGTGCGTGGCGTCTTCCGCTACGGAGGCAGCGCGAGCTCCTGCCCCGTCGGGAGCTTCACCGACGTGGATGACCTCGTCTTCGCCACGCAGTAA
- a CDS encoding DUF2690 domain-containing protein: MKKLLMPITMLTLAACGAPTEGTDDTTGAVEQGAGGCNGSCVNKSPITTGCDNDSVAVYNQQAPIYGAVGSAGGNGAYLGYVELRWSAWCQANWARVVVTNSAMRGKNVEVVLQEYNYGGRVLQWFTVPSNAPIPYYIWTGMWDGQVDMRGCGWIEWANQANCTNWG; encoded by the coding sequence ATGAAGAAGCTCCTGATGCCAATCACGATGCTGACCCTCGCGGCGTGCGGTGCACCCACTGAAGGGACGGATGACACAACGGGCGCCGTGGAGCAGGGCGCTGGCGGCTGCAACGGCAGCTGTGTCAACAAGAGCCCCATCACCACCGGCTGCGACAACGACTCCGTGGCGGTCTACAACCAGCAGGCCCCCATCTACGGGGCCGTCGGCTCCGCCGGGGGCAACGGCGCCTACCTCGGCTATGTCGAGCTGCGCTGGTCCGCCTGGTGTCAGGCCAACTGGGCCCGCGTCGTGGTGACGAACTCCGCCATGCGCGGCAAGAACGTCGAGGTGGTCCTCCAGGAGTACAACTACGGGGGACGCGTGTTGCAGTGGTTCACGGTTCCCAGCAATGCCCCCATCCCCTACTACATCTGGACCGGGATGTGGGACGGCCAGGTCGACATGCGCGGCTGCGGCTGGATTGAGTGGGCCAACCAGGCCAATTGCACGAACTGGGGCTGA
- a CDS encoding SPFH domain-containing protein, with the protein MMSSNNNSHEPVRNEYLDQVREQQQRVEVDLKARKMVAPAQMPMGQRARALAIAAPREIPGNAVDVRITGFWRWKTVVVPPNAYVVHTRRGHTQPLHIGLGVSFRFDPATDSFLVVPGAMQTILINAHCICRELQGLLVQGYVQWIIEDFATAYKKLDFTDAEEPMRVVNVQLREQAEAAIKDKVATMSIDAVLSDKQPIIEELTARLRHVAEGLGGGDKGLGLRIVTVQVKEAVVSSGRLWESLQKPFRAERERVARLATLETEEAIAHREQEVEQARERMRLESEGELAMLRARKEAEAYDREQAERMRRQQREEDDARKLALDHQQTALQNAELEKARLAVEAELAKLKQEVEAAQRKRQALAAIDVLDTERAAANRQARAELELQDDRQRILNGLTPANLQARLVELLPAIAEKLPQPQELRSVTIGGAAGAQEGQALSTLVAQMLALAGALKPESGRQEP; encoded by the coding sequence ATGATGTCGTCGAACAACAACAGCCACGAGCCGGTGAGGAACGAGTATCTGGACCAGGTGCGCGAGCAGCAGCAGCGCGTGGAGGTGGACCTGAAGGCGCGCAAGATGGTGGCGCCGGCGCAGATGCCGATGGGGCAGCGCGCCCGGGCACTCGCCATCGCGGCCCCTCGCGAGATTCCCGGCAACGCCGTGGACGTGCGCATCACCGGCTTCTGGCGGTGGAAGACGGTGGTGGTCCCCCCCAACGCCTATGTCGTGCACACCCGGCGCGGCCACACCCAGCCCCTGCACATCGGCCTGGGGGTGTCCTTCCGCTTCGACCCGGCGACGGACTCGTTCCTGGTCGTTCCGGGCGCCATGCAGACCATCCTCATCAACGCGCACTGCATCTGTCGCGAGCTGCAGGGGCTGCTGGTGCAGGGCTACGTGCAGTGGATCATCGAGGACTTCGCCACGGCCTACAAGAAGCTCGACTTCACGGACGCAGAGGAGCCCATGCGGGTGGTGAACGTGCAGCTGCGCGAGCAGGCCGAGGCGGCCATCAAGGACAAGGTGGCCACCATGAGCATCGACGCGGTGCTCTCGGACAAGCAGCCCATCATCGAGGAGCTGACGGCGCGGCTGCGCCACGTGGCCGAGGGCCTGGGCGGCGGCGACAAGGGCCTGGGTCTGCGCATCGTCACGGTGCAGGTGAAGGAGGCGGTGGTGAGCTCGGGACGGCTGTGGGAGAGCCTCCAGAAGCCCTTCCGGGCCGAGCGCGAGCGCGTGGCGCGGCTGGCCACGCTCGAGACGGAGGAGGCCATCGCCCACCGCGAGCAGGAGGTGGAGCAGGCGCGCGAGCGGATGCGGCTGGAGAGCGAGGGCGAGCTGGCGATGCTGCGCGCGCGCAAGGAGGCGGAGGCCTACGATCGGGAGCAGGCCGAGCGCATGCGGCGACAGCAGCGCGAGGAGGACGACGCCCGGAAGCTGGCCCTGGATCATCAGCAGACCGCCCTGCAGAACGCCGAGCTGGAGAAGGCGCGGCTGGCGGTGGAGGCGGAGCTGGCGAAGCTGAAGCAGGAGGTGGAGGCCGCGCAGCGCAAGCGCCAGGCCCTGGCGGCCATCGACGTGCTGGACACGGAGCGGGCGGCGGCCAACCGGCAGGCGCGCGCGGAGCTGGAGTTGCAGGACGACCGCCAGCGCATCCTCAACGGACTGACCCCGGCGAACCTCCAGGCGAGGCTGGTGGAGCTGCTGCCCGCCATCGCCGAGAAGCTGCCGCAGCCCCAGGAGCTGCGCTCGGTGACCATTGGCGGGGCCGCGGGCGCCCAGGAGGGTCAGGCGCTGAGCACGCTGGTGGCTCAGATGTTGGCGCTCGCGGGGGCGCTCAAGCCCGAGTCCGGGCGCCAGGAGCCCTGA
- a CDS encoding lipase secretion chaperone, which translates to MRMDVRVLGVLVGMVLAGWVTWRSPADSPVVPQTPSTSDGPDSRVASPTAWGAPTASASLDARELELRVLVAKVRASLGRSYERVSSRGDFALAPGRLLQGLLERRCGLVRRHVEELSAHRERLGLTGPDAEAFCRDLLFSLLQERLSLPEGTSQARFWESLERVDEAATRHVLGNPSASSREAFHAAYERFRQERRELVGPDVERRLFGLSDELVRLPLQVDALVNDPGLTPAQRIATYEGALQHVEQEYGVALASVVEPLDLAKNALRLHETAGALGPAQRQAILEQYAGPETTRRYLEHQLEQQDRDERLRAFNQERDRLLEQLTRVGLTPEQLRERMPGIDQQLFEKYHLQ; encoded by the coding sequence ATGCGGATGGACGTGAGGGTTCTGGGCGTCCTGGTGGGAATGGTCCTGGCGGGGTGGGTGACCTGGCGGTCTCCCGCCGACTCCCCGGTGGTCCCCCAGACTCCGTCCACCTCGGATGGACCCGATAGCCGTGTGGCCTCCCCCACCGCGTGGGGTGCGCCGACCGCGTCCGCGAGCCTCGATGCGCGGGAGCTCGAGCTGCGGGTGCTGGTGGCGAAGGTCCGGGCCTCGCTGGGCCGAAGCTATGAGCGTGTCTCCTCGCGGGGAGACTTCGCCCTGGCGCCGGGCCGCCTCCTCCAGGGTCTCCTCGAGCGGCGCTGTGGGCTCGTGCGGCGTCATGTGGAGGAGCTCTCCGCCCACCGGGAGCGGCTCGGTCTCACGGGTCCCGACGCCGAGGCGTTCTGCCGGGACCTGCTCTTCTCGCTGCTCCAGGAGCGGCTCTCGCTCCCCGAGGGGACGTCCCAGGCGCGCTTCTGGGAGTCCCTGGAGCGGGTGGACGAGGCCGCCACGCGGCATGTCCTCGGGAATCCGTCCGCTTCGAGTCGCGAGGCGTTCCACGCGGCCTACGAGCGCTTCCGGCAGGAGCGCCGGGAGCTGGTGGGCCCGGACGTCGAGCGGCGGCTCTTCGGACTCTCGGACGAGCTGGTGCGGCTGCCACTCCAGGTGGACGCGCTCGTCAACGACCCCGGTCTGACCCCCGCCCAGCGGATCGCCACCTACGAGGGCGCGCTCCAGCACGTCGAGCAGGAGTACGGCGTCGCGCTGGCCTCGGTGGTGGAGCCGCTCGACCTGGCGAAGAACGCCTTGCGGCTCCACGAGACGGCGGGCGCTCTCGGGCCCGCACAACGACAGGCCATCCTGGAGCAGTACGCGGGCCCCGAGACCACGCGGCGCTACCTCGAGCACCAGCTGGAGCAGCAGGACCGGGACGAGCGCCTGCGGGCCTTCAATCAGGAGCGAGATCGACTCCTGGAACAACTGACCCGCGTGGGCCTCACGCCGGAGCAGCTGCGCGAGCGCATGCCGGGGATCGACCAGCAGCTTTTCGAGAAATACCACCTGCAGTAG
- a CDS encoding endonuclease, whose amino-acid sequence MKSHKNHGNHRLLPAVVALLLGGPVWAGYDAYYSNNPKAWYDEMEEDEYFNPSLTPGWQLNETCSDSGFFSVASYNIFHNVPFVYDFGDEMEQSLGKVTKCADVVLYQEAWDYDDIIEDGPKQNMASRGFTLLTPSGYYCDDTWDIENDCSGLVMFYKSGTTLVKQFTLQPFTDVNGVDVHKEKGVWGALFAKEGKYYYVFDTHFTYGNKGHLEGDAASDASRISNMKQSLAYIRNQVNANTTSYPPSAILFGGDFNSDFASNTSASRGYQLLVQASAQTSFHEPYDYAVMSAVMGGYETAGFQSNWVGGTVDAGPNGMATGVKADYDTVLLGKPGAFGGCAPAQLSYSGWAPAWKTTTGVRKWPFYTHSDHYGRWIRVKPGC is encoded by the coding sequence ATGAAGTCGCACAAGAACCACGGAAATCACCGCCTGCTGCCCGCGGTGGTGGCGTTGCTGCTCGGGGGCCCGGTGTGGGCCGGGTATGATGCCTATTACTCGAACAACCCCAAGGCCTGGTACGACGAGATGGAGGAGGACGAGTACTTCAATCCGTCCCTCACACCCGGCTGGCAGCTCAACGAGACGTGCAGTGACTCGGGCTTCTTCTCGGTGGCGTCCTACAACATCTTCCACAACGTGCCCTTCGTCTACGACTTCGGGGACGAGATGGAGCAGAGCCTGGGGAAGGTGACGAAGTGCGCGGACGTCGTCCTGTACCAGGAGGCCTGGGATTATGACGACATCATCGAGGACGGTCCCAAGCAGAACATGGCCTCGCGCGGCTTCACCCTGCTCACCCCCAGTGGCTATTACTGTGATGACACCTGGGATATCGAGAACGACTGCAGCGGCCTGGTGATGTTCTACAAGAGCGGCACCACGCTGGTGAAGCAGTTCACCCTCCAGCCCTTCACCGATGTGAACGGGGTCGACGTGCACAAGGAGAAGGGGGTCTGGGGCGCCCTCTTCGCCAAGGAGGGGAAGTATTACTATGTCTTCGACACGCACTTCACCTACGGGAACAAGGGGCACCTGGAGGGAGACGCCGCCTCGGACGCCTCGCGCATCTCCAACATGAAGCAGTCGTTGGCCTACATTCGCAACCAGGTGAACGCCAACACGACGAGCTATCCACCCTCGGCCATCCTCTTCGGGGGCGACTTCAACTCGGACTTCGCCAGCAACACCAGCGCCTCGCGAGGCTATCAGCTGCTGGTGCAGGCCTCCGCCCAGACGTCTTTCCATGAGCCCTATGACTATGCCGTGATGAGCGCCGTGATGGGTGGCTACGAGACCGCTGGTTTCCAGTCCAACTGGGTGGGCGGCACCGTGGACGCGGGTCCCAATGGCATGGCCACGGGAGTGAAGGCGGACTACGACACCGTGCTCCTGGGGAAGCCCGGGGCCTTTGGGGGTTGTGCGCCCGCCCAGCTCTCCTACAGCGGCTGGGCTCCCGCGTGGAAGACGACGACCGGCGTGCGCAAGTGGCCCTTCTATACCCACTCCGATCACTACGGCCGGTGGATCCGGGTGAAACCCGGCTGTTAG